The Shewanella zhangzhouensis genome has a window encoding:
- a CDS encoding LysE family translocator — MFEALSLLAVATVLLLGSPGPAPLTLAALGAAQGFRRSLPFLGGLIAGLLLIMLAAASGLASLLQSFPVLASTLKWLGAAYILYLAFRIATSPQVTASSDNAVGFKNGLLFNLMNPKAYMALLSLLSQFALPLGNPLASYALTIAVCLLLAVLVDGLWLALGKLAGSKLQSPRQIIWLKRLMAMGILVALVLSLSQGIAATTA; from the coding sequence TTGTTTGAAGCCTTATCCTTGCTGGCAGTCGCCACAGTGCTGTTGCTTGGATCTCCGGGGCCGGCGCCGCTGACCCTGGCAGCCCTTGGCGCCGCACAGGGGTTCAGACGCAGCCTGCCGTTTTTGGGCGGATTGATAGCGGGTTTACTGCTTATCATGTTGGCCGCTGCCAGTGGCCTTGCCAGCTTGCTGCAAAGCTTTCCTGTGCTGGCAAGCACGCTCAAGTGGTTGGGAGCCGCCTATATTCTGTATCTCGCGTTTCGCATTGCCACCTCACCGCAGGTGACGGCAAGCAGCGACAACGCCGTGGGCTTCAAAAATGGGCTGCTGTTTAACCTGATGAATCCCAAGGCCTATATGGCACTGCTGTCGCTGCTGAGCCAGTTTGCCCTGCCCCTTGGCAACCCCCTGGCAAGCTACGCACTGACCATCGCCGTGTGCCTGCTGCTGGCGGTACTGGTAGATGGGCTGTGGCTGGCGCTTGGCAAGCTTGCGGGCAGCAAGCTGCAATCACCCAGGCAGATAATCTGGCTTAAGCGTTTGATGGCAATGGGGATATTAGTAGCCCTTGTGCTATCTCTTTCACAGGGCATAGCTGCTACAACGGCTTGA
- a CDS encoding SDR family oxidoreductase, translated as MSQFTPAVLITGSGRGIGAATARRLAQMGWRICLNYRSNKASAEALAEELSAITEVICVQADVADETQVLALFARIDEAFGGLTHLVNNAGILLGQMPLLQMDAERINRVLSANVTSQFLCAREAAKRMLTLDKDVNRAIVNVSSGAARTGSPNEYVDYAASKGAIDTFTKGLSIELAPAGIRVNGVRPGLIHTDIHADGGEPGRVARLQSRIPLGRGGEAEEVANAIVWLLSNDASFVSGSIIDVTGGL; from the coding sequence ATGTCGCAATTTACGCCAGCAGTACTCATCACAGGTTCCGGCAGAGGTATAGGCGCGGCGACCGCAAGGCGTCTGGCCCAAATGGGCTGGCGTATTTGCCTTAACTACCGCAGCAACAAAGCCTCTGCCGAGGCACTGGCCGAAGAGCTTTCGGCCATCACCGAGGTGATCTGTGTCCAGGCCGATGTGGCGGACGAGACGCAGGTGTTGGCGCTCTTTGCCCGTATCGATGAGGCCTTTGGTGGCCTCACCCATCTGGTGAATAACGCCGGCATCTTGCTTGGGCAGATGCCCCTGCTGCAGATGGATGCCGAACGCATCAATCGGGTGCTCAGCGCCAATGTCACCTCGCAGTTTCTCTGTGCCCGTGAGGCGGCAAAGCGGATGTTAACGCTGGATAAAGACGTAAACCGCGCCATCGTCAATGTGTCGTCCGGCGCGGCGCGCACCGGCAGCCCGAATGAGTATGTGGACTATGCCGCCAGCAAGGGCGCCATCGACACCTTTACCAAGGGGCTGTCCATTGAGCTTGCCCCCGCCGGTATTCGGGTTAATGGCGTGCGCCCCGGGCTTATCCATACCGACATACATGCCGACGGTGGTGAGCCCGGCAGAGTGGCCCGATTGCAAAGCCGGATCCCCCTTGGGCGGGGCGGTGAAGCCGAAGAGGTGGCCAATGCCATCGTCTGGCTGCTCAGCAATGACGCCAGCTTTGTCAGCGGCAGCATTATTGATGTCACAGGAGGCCTGTAG